A genomic segment from Nicotiana sylvestris chromosome 1, ASM39365v2, whole genome shotgun sequence encodes:
- the LOC104224474 gene encoding uncharacterized protein — protein MDYTKDYTLSVMDTINESYKVNLSSEDVQRIYDPWKHSVIIKLLVKRIMHHYLRKKVQEQWKISENFPLIDLGTDYYVAKFTKEENLTKVMHQGPWFINGHLLSVQRWVPNFVASEAKPLNTTIWVRLPHLPTEFYNGVILRKIGNTIGRLLRVDACTSATLRGRYARLYVEIHMEQPVKSFIFIGSHKQSIHYEGENFLRKKYSRLGHISPHCPHSKSATVPKEKELQSPQKNHQDPCNESWETVSFSRPKSRGTRSKLNDVNDSDTPGSNVKIFNADRCKFLQNQKLKFVEKDTYDKSLKFKGINSPSSVISKDNHIPINNKFHSLFLTPTDSIYN, from the coding sequence ATGGATTATACCAAGGACTACACTTTGAGTGTCATGGATACTATAAATGAAAGCTATAAAGTTAACCTATCATCTGAGGATGTGCAACGTATTTATGATCCTTGGAAACACTCGGTAATCATAAAGCTCTTAGTGAAGCGAATTATGCACCACTACCTAAGGAAGAAGGTACAAGAACAATGGAAGATATCTGAGAACTTCCCCTTAATCGATCTAGGTACCGATTACTACGTTGCTAAATTCACAAAGGAAGAAAACCTAACTAAAGTCATGCACCAAGGTCCTTGGTTCATTAATGGACATTTGCTTTCAGTTCAAAGGTGGGTGCCAAATTTTGTGGCATCAGAAGCAAAGCCCCTCAATACTACTATATGGGTTCGTCTCCCACACCTTCCGACCGAGTTTTACAATGGTGTGATCCTTAGAAAAATTGGGAACACCATTGGGAGATTGCTAAGAGTTGATGCATGTACATCGGCTACCCTACGTGGTCGCTATGCTAGATTATATGTGGAAATCCACATGGAACAACCAGTTAAATCTTTTATATTCATTGGGTCACACAAGCAGTCCATCCATTACGAAGGAGAGAATTTTCTCCGCAAAAAATATAGTAGACTTGGTCATATTAGCCCACATTGTCCTCACTCCAAGTCAGCAACGGttccaaaagaaaaagaattgcaGAGTCCCCAGAAGAACCATCAAGATCCATGCAATGAAAGTTGGGAGACAGTATCGTTCAGCAGGCCCAAAAGCAGAGGCACGCGATCTAAACTAAATGATGTTAATGACTCAGATACACCAGGTAGTAATGTTAAGATCTTCAATGCTGACAGATGTAAGTTTCttcaaaaccagaaattaaagtTTGTAGAAAAAGATACTTATGATAAATCCTTAAAATTTAAAGGTATTAACAGTCCTTCATCCGTTATTAGCAAAGATAACCACATTCCCATTAACAACAAATTCCACTCTTTATTCTTAACGCCCACAGATTCCATCTATAACTAA